A window of Pseudomonas denitrificans (nom. rej.) genomic DNA:
CCACGTCGGCTTCGTCTTCCAGTCCTTCCAGTTGCTCGACAGCCTCAATGCGCTGGAGAACGTCATGCTGCCGCTGGAACTGGACGGCCGGAAGGACGCCGAGCAGCGCGCCCGCGAATTGCTGGAACGTGTCGGCCTCGGCCAGCGCCTGACCCACTACCCGCGCCAGCTCTCCGGTGGCGAACAACAGCGGGTCGCCATCGCCCGCGCCTTCGCCGCCGAACCGGACGTGCTGTTCGCCGACGAACCGACCGGCAACCTCGACACCCACACTGGCGAGCGCATCAGCGACCTGCTCTTCGAACTGAACCGCGAGCGCGGCACCACCCTTGTCCTGGTGACCCACGACGAACGCCTCGCCCACCGCTGCCAGCGCCATATCCGCCTGGAAAGCGGCCACCTGATCGACCACGTCGAACCCTGACGGACGAGAGCCGATGAAGCCACTGTCGCTGCCCAACCTGTTCCGCCTGTCCCTCCGCCAGCTGTGGCGCGAGGGACGCAGCGGCGAACTGCGCGTGCTGTTCTTCGCCCTGCTGGTGGCGGTGGCGGCGAGCTCCGCCATCGGTTATTTCAGCGCGCGCCTGAACGGCGCCATGCTGGTGCGCGCCGCCGAATTCCTCGGCGCGGACCTGGTACTCACCGGCACCCAGCCGGCGCAGCCGGAACAGATCGACCGCGGCCTCAAGCTCGGCCTGCAGCACGCGCAGAGCGTGGAATTCTCCAGCGTGGTGGCCACCGACAACGGCATTCAACTGAGCAGCGTGAAGGCCGTCGGCGACAGTTATCCCCTGCGTGGCGAACTGAAGAGCGCGCCAGCCCCCTTGCAGCCGGAAGTCGAAGGCGGCCGCCCGGCGCCGGGTGACATCTGGGTCGAATCGCGCCTGCTCGCCAGCCTCGACCTGAAGATCGGCGACAGCGTCGACATCGGCCGCAAGTCCCTGCGCATCGCTCGTGTGCTGACCTACGAACCGGATCGCGCTGGCGACTTCTACAGCCTCACCCCGCGCGTAATGATGAGCCTGCACGACCTGGACGCCACCGGCGTGGTGCAGCCCGGCAGCCGGGTGCGCTATCGCGACCTCTGGGGCGGCGCGCACGATGCGCTGCAAACTTACCGGCAAGCTACCCAGAGCAACCTGGC
This region includes:
- a CDS encoding ABC transporter ATP-binding protein → MSESILTARNLSKVVSSAEGKLTILHDLSLDLARGDSLAIVGSSGSGKSTLLGLLAGLDLPSGGEIVLLGHTLGSLDEDQRARVRAAHVGFVFQSFQLLDSLNALENVMLPLELDGRKDAEQRARELLERVGLGQRLTHYPRQLSGGEQQRVAIARAFAAEPDVLFADEPTGNLDTHTGERISDLLFELNRERGTTLVLVTHDERLAHRCQRHIRLESGHLIDHVEP